The Ailuropoda melanoleuca isolate Jingjing chromosome 9, ASM200744v2, whole genome shotgun sequence genome includes a region encoding these proteins:
- the TTPA gene encoding alpha-tocopherol transfer protein, whose protein sequence is MAEMRPGPAAGVQLSALPDHSPLLQPSLAELRRRARAAGAPPTPLPLTDSFLLRFLRARDFDLDLAWRLLINYYKWRAECPEISADLCPRSILGLLKAGYLGVLRARDPTGSKVLIYRIAQWDPKVFTAYDVFRVSLITSELIVQEVETQRNGIKAVFDLEGWQFSHAFQITPSVAKKIAAVLTDSFPLKVRGIHLINEPIIFHAVFSMIKPFLTEKIKERIHMHGNNYKQSLLQHFPDILPLEYGGAEFSMEDICQEWTNFIMKSENYLSSISQINQ, encoded by the exons ATGGCAGAGATGCGGCCGGGGCCGGCGGCGGGGGTGCAGCTCAGCGCGCTGCCCGACCACTCCCCGCTGCTGCAGCCCAGCCTGGCCGAGCTGCGGCGCCGGGCCCGGGCTGCGGGCGCTCCGCCGACGCCTCTGCCGCTCACCGACTCCTTCCTGCTGCGGTTCCTGCGCGCCCGGGACTTCGACCTCGACCTGGCCTGGCGG ctacTGATAAACTATTATAAGTGGAGAGCAGAATGTCCAGAAATAAGTGCAGATCTGTGCCCTAGAAGTATTCTTGGCCTTCTGAAGGCTGGTTACCTTGGAGTCCTGAGAGCCAGAGATCCCACTGGCAGCAAAGTTCTTATTTACAGAATCG cacaatGGGACCCAAAAGTTTTCACAGCTTATGATGTTTTTCGCGTAAGTCTAATCACATCCGAGCTTATTGTACAGGAGGTAGAAACACAGCGGAATGGTATCAAGGCTGTCTTTGATCTAGAAGGCTGGCAGTTTTCTCATGCTTTTCAAATTACCCCATCTGTAGCCAAGAAGATTGCTGCTGTTCTTACA gatTCCTTTCCATTAAAAGTTCGTGGCATCCATTTGATAAATGAGCCAATAATTTTCCATGCTGTCTTTTCCATGATTAAACCATTCCTGACTGAAAAAATTAAGGAACGG ATTCACATGCACGGCAACAATTACAAACAAAGCTTACTTCAGCATTTCCCAGACATTCTTCCTCTGGAATATGGTGGTGCAGAATTCTCCATGGAGGATATTTGTCAGGAGTGGACAAATTTTATAATGAAGTCTGAAAATTATCTCAGCAGTATTTCACAGATCAATCAATGA